The Amycolatopsis viridis genome window below encodes:
- a CDS encoding YybH family protein, producing MIEKATKPEDLAVMFVERANARDAEALSELYAEDAVLAFPPGSQTVGRDAIRKVLEQMLEQAGEFVAEEPMPTVYHGDLALTSTRPADGTGGRVQVARRQPDGTWLRIIDRPEIRSPR from the coding sequence ATGATCGAGAAGGCCACCAAGCCGGAAGACCTCGCCGTGATGTTCGTCGAGCGCGCCAACGCCCGCGACGCCGAGGCGCTGTCGGAGCTCTACGCCGAGGACGCCGTGCTGGCGTTCCCGCCCGGTTCGCAGACCGTGGGCCGGGACGCGATCCGGAAGGTGCTCGAGCAGATGCTGGAGCAGGCGGGCGAGTTCGTCGCCGAGGAACCGATGCCCACCGTCTACCACGGCGACCTCGCCCTGACTTCCACCCGTCCCGCGGACGGCACGGGTGGCCGGGTGCAGGTGGCGCGACGGCAACCGGACGGCACCTGGCTGCGGATCATCGACCGCCCGGAGATCCGCAGCCCGCGGTGA
- a CDS encoding GlxA family transcriptional regulator yields the protein MSLTRRIVIAVFPDVDLLDVTGPAEVFALANRETGGAAGYRVQLAGPVAGPVTTSAGVRLVTDLAFADVDGAVDTLIVPGAVDPHPDGPVARIDQDVVTWVKAAAPLARRVASVCVGAHLLAAAGLLDGRTATTHWSTAAQLAADHPSVRVDPDPIFVRSGNVWTGAGISACMDLALALVTEDLGEEVALAVARQLVVYLKRQGGQSQFSVPLSRPPSTRRDIDELRMFIADHLDDDLSSAALAARMCLSERHFARVFRRETGTTPAAYVEAARVEAARRLLESTDEPLDQIAAACGLGSVETLHRALRKQIGTTPAAYRRRFRTTA from the coding sequence ATGAGCCTCACCCGCCGCATCGTGATCGCGGTCTTCCCCGACGTCGACCTCCTCGACGTCACCGGCCCGGCCGAGGTGTTCGCGCTGGCCAACCGGGAGACCGGGGGCGCCGCGGGCTACCGCGTCCAGCTCGCCGGCCCGGTGGCCGGACCGGTCACCACCTCGGCCGGGGTGCGGCTGGTGACCGACCTCGCCTTCGCCGACGTCGACGGCGCGGTCGACACGCTCATCGTGCCGGGCGCGGTGGACCCGCACCCGGACGGGCCGGTCGCCCGGATCGACCAGGATGTGGTGACCTGGGTGAAGGCCGCCGCCCCACTGGCCCGCCGGGTCGCCTCGGTGTGCGTGGGCGCGCACCTGCTGGCCGCGGCCGGGCTGCTGGACGGCCGCACCGCGACCACCCACTGGTCCACGGCGGCGCAACTGGCCGCCGACCACCCGTCCGTGCGCGTCGACCCCGATCCGATCTTCGTCCGGTCCGGCAACGTGTGGACCGGCGCCGGGATCAGCGCCTGCATGGATCTCGCACTGGCGCTGGTGACCGAGGACCTGGGGGAGGAGGTCGCCCTGGCCGTGGCCCGCCAGCTGGTCGTCTACCTCAAACGGCAGGGCGGGCAGAGCCAGTTCTCGGTCCCGCTCAGCCGGCCGCCGTCGACGCGGCGGGACATCGACGAGCTGCGGATGTTCATCGCTGACCACCTGGACGACGACCTGTCCAGCGCAGCGCTCGCTGCCCGCATGTGCCTGAGCGAGCGGCACTTCGCCCGCGTGTTCCGGCGCGAGACCGGCACCACCCCGGCCGCCTACGTCGAAGCGGCACGGGTGGAGGCGGCCCGCCGCCTGCTGGAGAGCACCGACGAGCCGCTGGACCAGATCGCCGCGGCCTGCGGGCTCGGCTCGGTGGAAACCCTGCACCGGGCGCTGCGCAAGCAGATCGGCACCACCCCGGCGGCCTACCGCCGCCGCTTCCGCACCACAGCCTGA
- a CDS encoding putative protein N(5)-glutamine methyltransferase, which translates to MSTDTETILAGRLRAAGCVFAEDEARLLLAAARTPAELEALTARRIDGEPLEQVLGWAAFRGLRVHVEPGVFVPRRRTELLVEQAARLAPARAVAVDLCCGSGAVGAALAAEADLAELHAADLDPAAVRCARHNIPGEVHEGDLFDALPAELRGRVDILVANAPYVPSDAVGLMPPEARLHEPRLALDGGADGLDLARRVMAGAPGWLAPGGWVLVETSERQAPALLRAASGAGLAAQVVSSAELDATAVVGRLVTRADRAG; encoded by the coding sequence ATGTCCACCGACACCGAAACCATCCTCGCCGGCCGGCTGCGGGCCGCCGGTTGCGTCTTCGCCGAAGACGAGGCCCGCCTCCTGCTGGCCGCCGCGCGCACGCCCGCCGAGCTCGAGGCCCTCACCGCCCGGCGGATCGACGGCGAACCCCTCGAGCAGGTCCTGGGCTGGGCTGCGTTCCGCGGTCTGCGGGTGCACGTCGAGCCCGGCGTGTTCGTGCCCCGGCGGCGCACCGAACTGCTCGTCGAGCAGGCGGCCCGGCTCGCCCCGGCCCGGGCGGTCGCCGTCGATCTGTGCTGCGGCTCCGGGGCGGTCGGCGCGGCGCTGGCCGCGGAAGCCGACCTCGCCGAGCTGCACGCCGCCGACCTCGACCCGGCGGCCGTGCGCTGCGCCCGCCACAACATCCCCGGCGAGGTCCACGAAGGCGACCTCTTCGACGCGTTGCCCGCGGAGCTGCGCGGCCGGGTGGACATCCTGGTCGCCAACGCCCCGTACGTGCCCAGCGACGCGGTCGGGCTGATGCCGCCGGAAGCCCGGCTGCACGAACCCCGGCTGGCGCTGGACGGCGGGGCCGACGGGCTCGACCTCGCGCGGCGGGTGATGGCCGGTGCGCCCGGCTGGCTCGCCCCGGGCGGGTGGGTGCTCGTCGAGACCAGCGAGCGCCAGGCGCCGGCGCTGCTGCGCGCCGCCAGTGGCGCGGGGCTCGCCGCGCAGGTCGTGAGCTCGGCGGAGCTGGACGCGACGGCCGTCGTGGGCCGCCTGGTCACTCGGGCTGACCGAGCGGGGTGA
- a CDS encoding LysR family transcriptional regulator → MELRQLEYFVTVAEEGNFTRAAERVHVAQPGVSAQVRRLERELGHELLDRSGRTVRLTEVGAAVLPYARAALAAVAGARLVADEFRGLVRGRIAFGMVTSHSFDVPGLLAAFHDAYPGVEITLVEARSEQLTGDVRGGRLDAAIASLATGEQPPGLNVLVLTDEAIVAAVGQDDEWAGRDSVPLEALRDRRLVSLPPGTGLRARLDEACAARGFAPRIGFEAGHPTVLGDLAARGLGVAILPASVPAGRSDLHAVAITDPPLRGSLALLWRADGPVSPAARVFLNHARARLR, encoded by the coding sequence ATGGAACTGCGGCAGCTCGAGTACTTCGTGACCGTCGCCGAGGAAGGCAACTTCACGCGTGCCGCCGAACGCGTGCACGTGGCCCAGCCGGGGGTGTCGGCGCAGGTCCGCCGGCTGGAACGGGAGCTCGGCCATGAGCTGCTGGACCGGTCCGGGCGCACCGTGCGGCTGACCGAGGTCGGTGCCGCCGTCCTGCCCTACGCCCGCGCCGCGCTGGCCGCGGTCGCCGGGGCCCGGCTCGTGGCCGACGAGTTCCGCGGCCTGGTCCGGGGGCGGATCGCGTTCGGCATGGTCACCTCGCACAGCTTCGACGTGCCCGGCCTGCTCGCGGCGTTCCACGACGCCTACCCGGGCGTGGAGATCACGCTCGTCGAGGCCCGCTCCGAGCAGCTGACCGGCGACGTCCGCGGCGGCCGGCTCGACGCCGCCATCGCCAGCCTGGCCACCGGCGAGCAGCCACCCGGCCTGAACGTGCTGGTCCTCACCGACGAGGCGATCGTTGCGGCGGTCGGCCAGGACGACGAGTGGGCGGGGCGCGACAGCGTTCCGCTCGAGGCGCTGCGCGACCGCCGGCTGGTCAGCCTGCCACCCGGCACCGGGCTGCGGGCCCGCCTGGACGAAGCGTGCGCGGCGCGTGGCTTCGCGCCGCGGATCGGGTTCGAGGCCGGCCACCCCACCGTCCTCGGCGACCTCGCCGCCCGCGGGCTGGGTGTGGCGATCCTGCCGGCATCCGTGCCCGCCGGGCGGTCCGACCTGCACGCCGTCGCGATCACCGATCCGCCGCTGCGGGGCAGCCTGGCGCTGCTGTGGCGTGCCGACGGCCCGGTCAGCCCCGCGGCGCGGGTCTTCCTCAACCACGCGCGTGCCCGCCTGCGCTGA
- a CDS encoding YciI family protein, translating to MAKYLLLKHYRGAPAPVNNVPMDQWTRDEFSAHVQYMRDFANRLEATGEFAGELALAPEGTWVRYDGEGRPPVTDGPFAETKDLIAGWMVIDVDSYDRALELAGELSAAPGADGKPIHEWLELRPLLTEPPTVGE from the coding sequence ATGGCCAAGTACCTGTTGCTCAAGCACTACCGCGGCGCGCCGGCTCCGGTCAACAACGTGCCGATGGACCAGTGGACCCGGGACGAGTTCTCGGCGCACGTGCAGTACATGCGCGACTTCGCCAACCGTCTGGAGGCGACCGGCGAGTTCGCCGGCGAGCTGGCGCTGGCACCGGAGGGCACCTGGGTCCGCTACGACGGCGAGGGCCGCCCGCCGGTCACCGACGGCCCGTTCGCCGAGACCAAGGACCTCATCGCGGGCTGGATGGTGATCGACGTCGACAGCTACGACCGCGCCCTCGAACTGGCCGGCGAGCTGTCCGCGGCACCGGGCGCGGACGGCAAGCCGATCCACGAATGGCTCGAACTGCGGCCCCTCCTGACCGAGCCGCCCACCGTCGGCGAATGA
- a CDS encoding NADPH-dependent F420 reductase: MNVGILGTGNLAVTLGRAWALAGHSLLVTGRNPLHASEAAAQMGDAASAVDPVDFAGRADVVVAAIAWEGLEGAVSLVGGAQGSLAGKTVIDCTNAVDYATGELKPASGSAADLVARSAPGASVVKALHLFAGASWPYVGPKETAPVVAICGDAQSALDLAAALIGDLGGQTAVVGGLASARQLEEAAGFVMRVVAAGHNPRLAVPDVDPASLSAAGTTSN; this comes from the coding sequence GTGAACGTGGGCATCTTGGGCACCGGGAACCTGGCCGTGACGCTTGGCCGCGCGTGGGCGCTGGCCGGCCATTCGCTGTTGGTCACCGGGCGCAACCCGCTGCACGCCAGTGAGGCCGCCGCCCAGATGGGCGATGCGGCAAGTGCCGTCGACCCCGTCGACTTCGCGGGCAGGGCCGACGTGGTCGTAGCCGCGATCGCCTGGGAAGGGCTCGAGGGGGCCGTTTCTCTCGTCGGAGGTGCCCAGGGGTCCTTGGCCGGCAAGACCGTGATCGACTGCACCAATGCGGTGGACTATGCGACCGGTGAACTGAAGCCTGCGTCCGGCTCGGCGGCTGACCTCGTGGCTCGCTCGGCGCCCGGAGCGTCCGTGGTCAAGGCGCTCCACCTGTTCGCCGGAGCTTCCTGGCCCTACGTGGGACCGAAGGAGACGGCGCCGGTCGTGGCGATCTGCGGTGACGCGCAAAGTGCCCTTGATCTCGCCGCGGCGCTGATCGGGGACCTCGGCGGGCAGACCGCCGTGGTCGGAGGGCTCGCCAGCGCCCGGCAACTGGAGGAAGCCGCAGGATTCGTCATGCGGGTCGTGGCGGCGGGCCACAACCCGAGGCTCGCTGTGCCCGACGTGGACCCGGCGTCGCTCAGCGCAGCAGGCACCACGAGCAACTGA
- a CDS encoding VOC family protein, with the protein MSGKIVHFEIPFDDGERARGFYREAFGWNVMVMPEMDYTIVTTGPTSEQGMPAEPGFINGGMFTRAESAPKNPVLTIDVPGIDAALEKIERLGGSKLVGRTEIPDMGYYAYFTDSEGNVLGLWENKPQS; encoded by the coding sequence ATGAGTGGCAAGATCGTGCACTTCGAGATCCCGTTCGACGACGGCGAGCGCGCTCGTGGCTTCTACCGCGAGGCGTTCGGGTGGAACGTGATGGTGATGCCCGAGATGGACTACACCATCGTCACCACGGGCCCCACCTCGGAGCAGGGCATGCCCGCCGAACCCGGGTTCATCAACGGCGGCATGTTCACCCGCGCCGAGTCCGCCCCGAAGAACCCGGTGCTCACGATCGACGTACCCGGCATCGACGCCGCACTGGAAAAGATCGAACGGCTCGGCGGGTCGAAGCTGGTGGGGCGCACCGAAATCCCGGACATGGGCTACTACGCGTACTTCACCGACAGCGAGGGCAACGTCCTGGGCCTGTGGGAGAACAAGCCGCAGAGCTAG
- a CDS encoding dihydrodipicolinate synthase family protein translates to MFTGLSAFPLTPVTGDSLDTAAYERLVARLADAGVDSIGALGSTGASPYLTRQQRAEAAKIAVDAAAGTPVLAGIGALATRDVLALAEDAQNAGVAAVLLAPLSYQVLDDDEVYALYEEVTRELSVPLCVYDNPRTTHFRFSDELHGRIACLPGVASIKIPGVPADPAEATARIDRLRALIPDTVTIGVSGDALAATGLAAGCDAWYSAVAGLFPHIAQAIMRDPGESERLQPLWDVFARYGTIRVLAAAATRAGLTGNRVLPRPLRELDGDTLREVTATLAALGL, encoded by the coding sequence ATGTTCACCGGCCTGTCCGCCTTCCCCCTCACCCCGGTCACCGGCGACAGTCTCGACACGGCCGCCTACGAGCGGCTCGTCGCGCGGCTCGCGGACGCCGGCGTGGATTCGATCGGCGCCCTCGGCTCCACCGGCGCCTCCCCGTACCTCACGCGGCAGCAACGGGCCGAGGCGGCGAAGATCGCCGTCGACGCGGCCGCCGGCACCCCGGTCCTGGCGGGCATCGGGGCGCTGGCCACGCGGGACGTGCTCGCGCTGGCCGAGGACGCCCAGAACGCGGGTGTCGCCGCGGTCCTGCTCGCACCGCTGAGCTACCAGGTCCTCGACGACGACGAGGTGTACGCACTCTACGAGGAGGTCACGCGCGAACTGTCGGTGCCGCTGTGCGTGTACGACAACCCGCGCACCACCCACTTCCGCTTCAGCGACGAGCTGCACGGCCGGATCGCCTGCCTGCCGGGCGTGGCGTCCATCAAGATCCCCGGTGTGCCCGCAGACCCGGCTGAGGCGACGGCCCGCATCGACCGGTTGCGGGCGCTGATCCCGGACACCGTGACCATCGGCGTCAGCGGTGACGCACTGGCCGCCACCGGGCTGGCCGCGGGCTGCGACGCCTGGTACTCCGCGGTCGCCGGGCTGTTCCCGCACATCGCGCAGGCGATCATGCGGGACCCGGGCGAGTCGGAGCGGCTGCAGCCGCTGTGGGACGTGTTCGCCCGCTACGGCACCATCCGCGTCCTCGCCGCCGCGGCCACCCGTGCCGGCCTCACCGGGAACCGGGTCCTGCCCCGTCCACTGCGTGAACTCGACGGGGACACGCTGCGCGAGGTCACCGCCACGCTGGCGGCGCTCGGCCTGTAG
- a CDS encoding isochorismatase family protein, with translation MPVSATLREVSGLGTELPRLADATLIMIDYQNTYRTGVMTLEGAEPAVAAGARLLAAARAVGTPVVHIVNDGGPGTPYDIRAEIGAISPEVAPLDGEPVVVKQVPNAFHDTTLEKVLRDLGAGPDLVLAGFMTNMCVLFTAQGAFNLGYRPTVVAEASATRSLPAPDGRPVAADALHTAALTTIGDLFGTVAPTVADLTA, from the coding sequence ATGCCCGTTTCCGCCACCCTGCGCGAGGTTTCCGGCCTCGGCACCGAGCTGCCGCGCCTCGCCGACGCCACGCTCATCATGATCGACTACCAGAACACCTACCGCACGGGTGTGATGACCCTCGAGGGAGCCGAACCCGCCGTCGCCGCCGGTGCCCGGCTGCTCGCCGCCGCCCGCGCCGTCGGCACACCGGTCGTCCACATCGTCAACGACGGCGGCCCCGGCACCCCGTACGACATCCGGGCCGAGATCGGTGCGATCAGCCCCGAGGTCGCCCCGCTCGACGGGGAACCGGTGGTGGTCAAGCAGGTCCCCAACGCCTTCCACGACACCACCCTGGAGAAGGTGCTGCGCGACCTGGGCGCCGGCCCCGACCTGGTGCTGGCCGGGTTCATGACCAACATGTGCGTTCTGTTCACCGCCCAGGGCGCCTTCAACCTCGGCTACCGGCCGACCGTCGTCGCCGAGGCCAGCGCCACGCGGTCCCTCCCGGCACCCGACGGCAGGCCCGTGGCCGCCGACGCGCTGCACACCGCGGCGCTGACGACCATCGGCGACCTGTTCGGCACGGTCGCTCCCACGGTG
- a CDS encoding GlxA family transcriptional regulator yields the protein MHRVVALVRPVQSTFELGCASEVFGLVRRGIPQHYQFDVCTEHPGPVATTAGYAMHVSRGLSALEDADTVIIPGWSPVEAPLSGRVRRALLRAHARGARLVTICAGVFALARTGLLNGRSATTHWERADQLQREFPQIKVELDVLYVDHGDVATSAGAGAGVDLCLHLVRKDHGAEYAALIARHMVMPPHRDGGQAQFVPPAPPEDDLDGLLEWAGERLGTPLSVADLAAHLNVSPRTLARRFAEQLGTSPGAWLLSRRVAEARGLLEETELPVEAIAARVGLVSAVNLRRRFRAHVGTTPGAYRRAFRVAFRAAS from the coding sequence ATGCATCGCGTGGTGGCCCTGGTGCGCCCCGTCCAGTCGACGTTCGAGCTCGGCTGCGCCTCCGAGGTCTTCGGGCTGGTGCGGCGCGGCATCCCGCAGCACTACCAGTTCGACGTCTGCACCGAGCACCCCGGCCCGGTGGCCACCACCGCCGGCTACGCGATGCACGTGTCCCGCGGGCTGTCCGCGCTCGAGGACGCCGACACCGTCATCATCCCCGGCTGGTCCCCGGTGGAGGCACCGCTGTCCGGGCGAGTGCGCCGCGCGCTGCTGCGCGCACACGCCCGCGGGGCGCGGCTCGTCACGATCTGCGCCGGCGTGTTCGCCCTCGCGCGCACCGGGCTGCTCAACGGCCGCTCCGCCACCACCCACTGGGAGCGCGCCGACCAGCTGCAGCGGGAGTTCCCGCAGATCAAGGTCGAGCTGGACGTGCTCTACGTCGACCACGGCGACGTCGCCACCAGCGCCGGTGCCGGGGCGGGCGTCGACCTGTGCCTGCACCTCGTCCGCAAGGACCACGGCGCCGAGTACGCGGCCCTGATCGCGCGCCACATGGTCATGCCGCCGCACCGCGACGGCGGCCAGGCGCAGTTCGTGCCGCCCGCCCCGCCGGAGGACGACCTCGACGGGCTGCTGGAGTGGGCCGGCGAGCGCCTCGGCACGCCGTTGTCGGTCGCGGATCTGGCCGCGCACCTCAACGTCTCGCCACGCACGCTGGCCCGGCGCTTCGCCGAACAACTCGGCACCAGCCCCGGCGCCTGGCTGCTGTCGCGCCGGGTGGCCGAAGCCCGCGGCTTGCTGGAGGAGACCGAGCTGCCGGTGGAGGCCATCGCGGCCCGCGTCGGCCTCGTCTCCGCGGTCAACCTGCGCCGCCGCTTCCGCGCCCACGTCGGCACCACCCCTGGCGCCTACCGGCGGGCGTTCCGGGTCGCGTTCCGCGCGGCGTCCTGA
- a CDS encoding winged helix-turn-helix transcriptional regulator: MIDGSCQTFVSDCHVRTAIELIRHAWDSVILSALRMGPTRRNELLIRVAGVSDKVLTQALQRLEACGLVTKARNTERPAPQTGAIYQLTPLGESFANGPLAQLAQWAADNQAELTGPSTTP, translated from the coding sequence GTGATCGATGGGTCCTGCCAAACCTTCGTTTCCGACTGCCATGTGCGCACGGCGATTGAGCTCATCAGGCACGCTTGGGACTCGGTCATCCTGTCGGCCCTCCGCATGGGGCCAACGCGACGTAACGAGCTACTCATCCGCGTCGCAGGGGTCAGCGACAAGGTCCTCACACAGGCGCTCCAACGCCTCGAAGCGTGCGGGCTCGTCACCAAAGCCCGCAATACAGAGCGACCGGCACCGCAGACCGGAGCGATCTACCAGCTCACCCCGCTCGGCGAGTCTTTCGCGAACGGGCCCCTGGCGCAGCTCGCGCAGTGGGCAGCCGACAACCAAGCAGAACTCACCGGCCCGTCAACAACGCCATAA
- a CDS encoding FadR/GntR family transcriptional regulator, whose translation MTELRRGPVVPQVAGLLRQRLRRGDWRPGDRLPNEVRLAAEFGVGRSSVREAVRLLVQDGLLDVRHGSGTFVATGEPPATRDVRQLVRRARLLEVYEVRRALEVEAARLAAQRVRPEDVARLREDLRKRQDERDSDPAVFVDADLAFHRAVVELSGNALLLTLFTAAEPVLREILTDLVRHETHLPDSSPAHADLLDALERRDPDAAVAATVANLDPVLCGVRTAVTLTPLGQPE comes from the coding sequence GTGACGGAGCTGCGGCGTGGACCGGTAGTGCCCCAGGTGGCGGGCCTGCTGCGGCAGCGCCTGCGCCGCGGCGACTGGCGGCCCGGTGACCGGCTGCCCAACGAGGTGCGGCTGGCGGCCGAGTTCGGCGTGGGACGGTCGTCGGTGCGCGAGGCGGTCCGGTTGCTGGTTCAGGACGGCCTGCTGGACGTCCGCCACGGCTCCGGCACCTTCGTCGCCACCGGGGAGCCGCCCGCCACCCGTGATGTGCGGCAGCTGGTGCGCCGCGCCCGCCTGCTCGAGGTCTACGAGGTGCGCCGCGCGCTGGAGGTGGAGGCCGCCCGGCTCGCCGCCCAGCGGGTGCGGCCCGAGGACGTCGCGCGCCTGCGGGAGGACCTGCGGAAACGTCAGGACGAGCGGGACAGCGACCCGGCGGTGTTCGTCGACGCCGACCTCGCCTTCCACCGCGCGGTCGTCGAGCTGTCCGGCAACGCCCTGCTGCTGACCCTGTTCACCGCCGCGGAGCCGGTACTGCGGGAAATCCTCACCGACCTGGTGCGTCACGAAACCCACCTGCCGGACTCCTCCCCCGCCCACGCCGACCTCCTGGACGCGCTGGAACGGCGGGATCCCGACGCGGCCGTCGCCGCCACGGTCGCCAACCTCGACCCCGTCCTGTGCGGCGTCCGCACCGCCGTCACCCTCACCCCGCTCGGTCAGCCCGAGTGA
- a CDS encoding cupin domain-containing protein has product MHPEILDQEGYTSVSVSEAPVVDVFPGIRLRPLWKGVNGAHANILEMDAGSSWPRRDVHEPGPEEVYVVSGVFNDGARDYPAGTFLHAPAGTWHVPATSSGCTLFLFYPEG; this is encoded by the coding sequence ATGCATCCCGAAATCCTCGACCAGGAGGGCTACACCTCCGTCTCCGTCAGTGAAGCACCCGTCGTCGACGTGTTCCCCGGGATCCGGCTGCGTCCACTGTGGAAGGGCGTGAACGGTGCGCACGCCAACATCCTGGAGATGGACGCGGGCTCGTCCTGGCCGCGCCGCGACGTCCACGAACCCGGCCCGGAGGAGGTCTACGTGGTGTCGGGCGTGTTCAACGACGGCGCCCGCGACTACCCCGCCGGCACGTTCCTGCACGCCCCCGCCGGCACCTGGCACGTCCCCGCGACGAGCAGCGGCTGCACGCTGTTCCTCTTCTACCCGGAGGGGTAG
- a CDS encoding RNA polymerase sigma factor: MDETLLRSLTPGVLGILVRRGAEFAAAEDAVQDALVEALRVWPADPPRDPKGWLVTVAWRKFLDATRAEAARRRREEAVADEPVPDAVAVDDTLHLYFLCAHPSLTPSSAVALTLRAVGGLTTRQIAQAYLVPEATMAQRISRAKRTVSRVRFDQPGDVATVLRVLYLVFNEGYSGDVDLAAEAIRLTRQLAAVIDHPEVAGLLALMLLHHARRASRTAADGSLVPLAEQDRARWDTRLIAEGVEILQAALARDQLGEFQAQAAIAALHADAPTAAETDWVQIVEWYDELVRLTGSPVVRLNRAVAVGEADGARAGLAELAQLDPGLPRYPAVAAYLHERDGDLSRAAVLYAEAARQAPTLAERDHLVRQAARLNARG; encoded by the coding sequence ATGGACGAGACGCTGCTCCGCAGCCTCACGCCCGGAGTGCTCGGGATCCTCGTCCGCCGGGGAGCCGAGTTCGCGGCGGCCGAGGACGCCGTGCAGGACGCCCTGGTGGAGGCGCTGCGGGTGTGGCCGGCCGACCCGCCGCGTGACCCGAAAGGGTGGCTGGTCACCGTCGCGTGGCGGAAGTTCCTGGACGCCACCCGGGCGGAGGCCGCGCGACGGCGGCGGGAGGAGGCCGTCGCCGACGAGCCGGTGCCCGATGCTGTCGCGGTGGACGACACCCTGCACCTGTACTTCCTGTGCGCGCACCCGTCGCTGACGCCGTCGTCCGCGGTCGCGCTCACGCTGCGGGCCGTCGGCGGGCTCACCACCCGTCAGATCGCGCAGGCGTACCTGGTGCCCGAGGCGACGATGGCGCAGCGCATCAGCCGCGCCAAGCGGACCGTGTCCCGGGTGCGGTTCGACCAGCCGGGTGATGTGGCGACCGTGCTGCGGGTGCTGTACCTGGTGTTCAACGAGGGCTATTCCGGCGACGTCGACCTCGCGGCCGAGGCGATCCGGCTGACGCGGCAGCTGGCGGCCGTGATCGACCACCCGGAGGTGGCGGGGTTGCTCGCGCTGATGTTGCTCCACCACGCGCGGCGGGCGAGCCGGACCGCGGCCGACGGGAGCCTGGTGCCACTGGCCGAGCAGGACCGCGCCCGCTGGGACACGCGCCTGATCGCCGAGGGTGTCGAGATCCTGCAGGCGGCGCTCGCCCGGGACCAGCTGGGCGAGTTCCAGGCGCAGGCCGCGATCGCGGCCCTGCACGCCGACGCGCCGACCGCGGCCGAGACCGACTGGGTGCAGATCGTCGAGTGGTACGACGAGCTGGTGCGGCTGACCGGCAGCCCGGTCGTCCGGCTCAACCGTGCGGTGGCGGTCGGCGAGGCCGACGGCGCACGGGCCGGGCTCGCCGAGCTCGCCCAGCTCGACCCGGGCCTGCCGCGGTACCCGGCGGTGGCCGCGTACCTGCACGAACGGGACGGCGACCTGAGCCGGGCGGCCGTGCTCTACGCCGAGGCCGCGCGGCAGGCGCCGACGCTGGCCGAGCGCGACCACCTCGTGCGGCAGGCGGCCCGGCTCAACGCGCGCGGCTAG
- a CDS encoding DUF1990 family protein, with protein MPPEFTYAEVGGTRGALPAGYRHLRRHRVLGQGRDRFEEAAAALLHWEVQKRAGLRVDTAADTVTEGAVAHLRLGPRPLRMTAPVRVVYVLDEDRRRGFGYGTLPGHPESGEEAFVVELGLAGTVTFRITAFSRPASLLTRLAGPVAHLAEGVMTNRYLQAL; from the coding sequence ATGCCTCCGGAGTTCACCTACGCCGAGGTGGGCGGTACCCGCGGCGCACTGCCGGCGGGCTACCGCCACCTGCGGCGGCACCGCGTGCTCGGCCAGGGGCGGGACCGGTTCGAGGAGGCGGCAGCCGCGTTGCTGCACTGGGAGGTGCAGAAGCGCGCCGGGCTGCGGGTGGACACCGCGGCCGACACCGTCACCGAGGGCGCGGTCGCGCACCTGCGGCTGGGACCCCGCCCGCTGCGCATGACCGCGCCGGTCCGCGTCGTCTACGTGCTGGACGAGGACCGGCGGCGCGGATTCGGGTACGGGACGCTGCCGGGGCACCCCGAATCGGGCGAGGAAGCCTTCGTGGTGGAGCTCGGTCTTGCCGGGACCGTGACCTTCCGGATCACCGCCTTCTCGCGGCCGGCGTCGCTGCTGACCCGGCTGGCCGGGCCGGTGGCACACCTCGCCGAGGGTGTGATGACGAACCGCTACCTCCAGGCCCTGTGA